The DNA window ACGATGGAAACGAATAGCGGAATCAGGACCAGGATCGCCAGGATGCTGTCCAGCAAGACCGCCGCGAGGCGCGCCCCTCTGGAAGCCAGGAGCCCGCTCGCATCGGAGGGTGATGCACTGGCAAGCGCTCGGGCTTGCGGGGTCGCGTACGGATTGTCGCCGGCAACCGACAGGTCTGTTCCGACCGATCCGACGCCGGGCGCGCTCAGCGCGGGCAACCCGGGACCGGATGAAAGAGTCGAGGACGGGCGATAGCGATTCCGCATCAACTCCGCACCGCAGCTCTTGCAGCGAAAGGCCATCGGCTGGTTCTTTTTGCACGCGGGACAGATCATCGTTCCCTCCGCCGGGTGTTCTAGCAAGAGCAGTGCCATGCCCGAAGCCGGTCTAACCTGGCCTGCCGCCGCGATCCCGCGCGCGACAGAGTAGGGAAATTCCCACGCGCAGGACGCCGTTCCGTGTGGCCCTACCCGCGGAAATGTGAGATCATCAAAAGAAAAAATGGCTTCACAAGACAAGAGGCCCACCCAGCTGGTGGACATGGCGAAAGTCATGTCGATTGCGCAGGTGGAGCGACTCACGCTTTACCAGGTGTCTGGACCGGGCGGGCCGAGAACCATCCGCGTGCCACCTTTCGGGGAGGTCGTGCTCGGGCGGGACGACACGAGCGGCTTGCTCCTGGACGAAGAGGCCGCGTCCCGGCGGCATGCGAAAGTGCACTACTTCGACTACAAGCCCGAGCTTTTGGATCTC is part of the Vicinamibacteria bacterium genome and encodes:
- a CDS encoding FHA domain-containing protein, yielding MASQDKRPTQLVDMAKVMSIAQVERLTLYQVSGPGGPRTIRVPPFGEVVLGRDDTSGLLLDEEAASRRHAKVHYFDYKPELLDL